taccttttgaggtataaaagttactaatctaTTACacttaacttactattttagatagGAAACTTACTTCCATaattttaggtgttattttATTTAGGCGAATATGTCCaacaataaatcaaatgatCGCTAAAAGTGTAACAACGtgttatatcaggtaaaaacTATTGCGCTATCATAACTATCGCTTAGTATCTATATCTAAATGTATTGCTGAGGGGGTTTTAGATAAGGAGCTTTCAAAATTATCAAAAGTCTGAATGCTATTTTAatagaattttacattttttaattaaaaaatatttatctcttaactaatCATGTAACCGGCCctacaaatcctataatcatacttatattttttccaCATTTCCCTTATGTTTTTTCCACTACCCCATAAAATTCAAACTCCTAAACTTTAACTAACGGATAATAACCACCCCTGTAAAATGATATTTGCAAATTCCAATTCACATCTCACATTTATTACTGACACTTACCATATCACTTAGAGTAATAACTAACCGTTAATTTAAGAAATTCGCAACTACGAAAGtcaaatatccaaaatttaggagcctgtttaaattacaattttcacaattcaacGTATCTTATTGTCATAATATATTTTACTCTCACAATCATTCACAAATTATAAAggcattaaaaataaataatttttttaataaaaattaattcaaaggtagttaattcacacacacacacatatatacatacatatatatatattctcataatgcatatatatataagattatcaaatcgaatgcataatattggtaagtatttcattttaaaataaaaaaaatgcaattacatttatttctatccatatatcattcattttctaatataaattattattattattttaagatcCATCTTTTGCAAAAACACAATTCTTGAATGATTTACAGTTTTTGTCATATTTTGAACTATTGTTAGAcaaatcttaaattttaattatgttggtataatttttttaacttttttcaaattaaaatggtataattttttaatttattttaataatgtaaGTACCGTGCGTAGCACGGATATTCACACTAGTTGTCTTTGTATGACCGAGCCTGAGAGTTTGAGCATGTTTTGGTTGAATgttataattcaaaatttggggTTTGGAGGGAATATGTTATATCCATTGTAATCAAAACTCAAATAAAAGTGGGGATAAGCCTGGTTGTCACAACGAACTATATAAAgtggatttttttatttatttgcagaaTGCTATCTTATTTTTTCATGCATCAGAATGGATTGATTACAAGTTGCATTTGCTTGCCTTTTGCTAGAATTTTGGCTAATTAACAAATTATACTAATTGTAGAATAGTAAGTTtgtaatcattttcaatttttgaaaaatttaaaagtttagataacaataacaacaaatcttcctagttacatgtagaatatcacttgtttctatatcacaatttttataacttaaaacctatgaatataataagataaaattattattttataatacgataaaattttattattttctaaggttatgtgaaaggtcaaaatatttttcacaaaatattttaaaatatataagtacaaaagaatattaaattatacatataatCATGCATTATACAAGTATGTTAcaagtacttactaactaatgtactaaattttaatcatttatagaatatttttattgttatttcaaataagctTCCTAGTATTCATTTGGTATAAGCCATAAAGGATTGAGTAATTTGAGTCAGTTGCTTCTGTGTTAATTTTGACTGTGGTTAACAAACTCAATGATTTAGTCCGTCTAACATAGGTTAATGGGAAAATGGGTCACAGTTGGCTGGAATAAAATTGTAATAaacccgtttttcaataaaaaaataaactctttatgacttttctctattataagaacagagtacccattttctaaaaaaaattatttattagataaaataaaaataaacccatttttcaataaaatcctaactctttatgcctttcctctattataagaaccGTGTACCGATTttgccataaacaaatttatttatcggataaaaaaaatttatttatcgaaaaaaaaatgaacccgTTTCTCAATAAAacatcagctctttatggcttccCTCCCTTATAAGAAAAGAGTATCCATTTTGCCATAAacatcgaataaaataaaaataaactcttttttcaataaaaaaccagttctttatgactttcctcaaTTATAAGAATATAGTACCCATTtttctaaaaagaaaaatatcatttatcgaataaaataaaaatgaacccgtttttcaataaaacacaagTTCTTTATAGTTTTCatctattataagaacagagtacccattttttcataaataaatttatttatcggatgaaaaactaaatatatttttcaataaaacaccagttttttatggttttcctcccttcactacaacaaaaaaggGTATTAGCGACAACAACTTTAGGAAGAAATAGAAAGCTTGACGCTCTTAAGAGGCTTATAGCAAGGAAAAGGACAATACCTCACCAAAAATTGGAGCCATCATATACTCTGCGAGGGCAACGACTTTTCTCGCTTAAAATTCTCGCAAAAAAAGAGAGCGGGAAAGCTTCCCTCCAAATACTAATTCTAGTGGGCCAAAGTTTCTATGTTATTGGTGAGAAATCATGGGTgcttttttgtgaaaatttcaaaattttgcgcCCTTCCAATTTTTAGCAGAGCCGCGGgaaaattttttaatcattCCCGGCATAGCACTTGTCAAGCCTAGCACCACATGAATTCCAAGCCTTCCATACTTGCAAGGCTACTTTCCCAAATATTTGTTCTCAGATCAGAGCGCTCGAAAGTTCAATCGCAACCTCCTCTGCACCTTTCtccttctatctctctttccctctctatTAATTTTCAGTTTTCCATAGACATATGGTTCCTCTCTTCCTCTCTATCATCTAGATCTGAATTTATACAATCATGGACACACTTTAAAGACCCTTCCGATGCAATGGCAGACTTCAAGGAAAAGCGATGGTGTAGGTtttttaatatgttattttcATCTCTGTTTTGTCAATTgcctttttcttgcatttttggtcaatttaacAATCGCAAGAAAAACTTTTTGAAATTGTAGACTTCTACTTCAGTGGATTAGAGTGAAATGCTTATCTCAGTTGGAGTAGAGAAATGGGTCTTACTGGAAGGCAAAATGAAAACGGCCCGTCAAAATTGGATCTTGAACATCTATCAGTTTTTAGGAGTTTGTGTgaattttgggtttttttttcctgattttATTCTATGTGGTCTTGTCTGTATGATTGGAAAGTTCAATTTCTGATGTACTTTCAGGGGAGTTTGGCTGTAGCAGCAGGGAAGTGGGGAAGTGGGTGGCTTTCAGGTGGCACCGCCGGCTCAGTATAACCCATTAGACGAGCCGAGTCCATTGGGATTGAGGCTGAGGAAAAGTCCTTCCCTTTTGGAATTGATCCAAATGAGGCTTTCTCAAGCTAATTCACCTAAGGGTGCAAGTTCCAGTAAAAAAGAGCTTAAAGGGGCCGCTGCTTCTGGTTCCTCTGAGAAGCTCAAGGCTtcaaattttccagcaactaTTCTGCGAATTGGGACCTGGGAGGTATATTTATACATTTGCATTGGATCATGGATTTTAGAAGCTTGTTTTATTGGATTGCTTATGATTTCGTTAATTTTGATTGCATGTCTTTGTTCTAATTTCTAGTATAAGTCAAGATATGAAGGGGATTTGGTAGCAAAGTGTTATTTTGCAAAGCATAAGCTTGTACGGGAGGTTCTTGATGGCGGGCTCAAGAATAAGATTGAAATTCAATGGTCTGATATAATGGCTTTGAAGGCGAATTATCCTGATGACGGACCGGGGACTTTGGATGTAGTGGTATTAGCAACACTTACTGTGTctttgttaattactttgtatGTCGTTATTATGAATTTTTTATAGTGAAAacatgtttttttctttttaatggtGTAGCTTGCAGGACAACCTCTTTTCTTTAGGGAGACAACTCCCTAAAATCACctctgaattctgaattctcTGACCATCTGACTTCCTTCACCGCAATTTCTTAATGCTTTTAATCTCTCTTCACTGACAACTCACTCACAAGCCTCGCCTTACATATCTGTCCCGAATTTGCCAGAAGACATACTGACccattcattttcttcctccccACCCTTTGGCCTTCACCGAAGGAATCCAAGGAAATCTTTCTTTGAGAACAAAATTCTtagagaaggggaaaaaaagggaTGAGGGACTGCAAGATTTTTTGTTCTCTCATTAGCAGTTGCATTCTTCTTGTTTCTGTTCTCAATGGAGCAAATGCTGATAACCCATATAGGTTCTACACTTGGAAAATCACTTATGGTGATATATACCCATTGGGTGTCAAACAACGGGTAATGTATATGCACCAAAACATGTTTTTATGTTGTTAATGACTTGTACTATGATATGCATGTGGCAATGTGTTTCTTGAATTTGCTCGAATTTTTGGGTGGTTAAGAGTCGGAAGTGTATATGCTGCAGGGAATCTTGATAAATGGGCAGTTTCTAGGGCCACACATTGACTGTGTCACCGATGATAACTTGATTATCAGTGTTTACAACTACTTGAACGAGCCTTTCCTTATTTCTTGGTAAGTTTTTCACAGTAATCTCAAAGAACTCTTTCTCTTAATTACTACTGAAGGATAATGGGGGATGTTGCagtttgtatggagtaaaatgtGCAATGTTTCCCCTGCAACAATGGCGATCTGCTTggctattttccttttttttttgtctttaactTTCATATATTTTTCTGCACAAAGATTGCAAATTGTGCTCAATGAAGATGATGACACTCTCAAATGTTGAGGTGTTAATTGTAATTAATATCAGAATGTGACGGAGCTCGATTTAATAAGGACTAGTAGTGCAAAAAGAAAGCAACTTTATGACCGAATTGGTAAGCCAAGCCTTGGAAGTATGGTCGGGCATACTGCTATTGGCCCAGTGGGGCTCGTTCTGGTTAGCCTTTACTTCCCAGTTCCCACACATTTGGTCTGAAAATGGTGGTCCACGTAACTAGATGTTATTTTCTGACTATTGTTTCtacaattaattatttttacagTGAAGTTAACTCGAGGAAGTTTTCTACGATTTTATGGACAACTGTACACTCTGCACATGCTGGATCTCCAGATCTCGGACATATACCACATTTTCTTTCTGTTATTTGCTTATCAGTGTATGGTTGAGCAATATAAATTATGCCATGAAGTGTTCCATATGTCTATCGTCTAAAGGCAATATTACAGTTGACTATGTATGCCCATTAGAGTCATGGGGAGTGGGACGCATCACATATGCTTGATAATATCATTAAACATTAGGGTATCATACCTCATTTGTCTTGTTGCTCTGGTGAGGATAAGTTGTAGTTTAACATCATCATCCTTACTGGATGTATTCCATTCTATATTGCTACAAAGTGAGATCTTTGCCTGTTGGAAGGGGCTTCTTGGCTGTGAAACCATGTCAATATTTAATTGCTAACTGACAAAAACAacatttctttccttcttcttcttttttacttttttttcatcTCGTTCACTCTCTGCTTTACCTCTAATCCTGATATTACATTCTTTTGTTAAGTATggctttaatttctttttcatgGAAACATGAATAACTTGAATGGTAATCTAAGATATGTCGATATTGATGTGTTGACTAGCTTGGCAGTGTTACAATTATTTAAGTGAcagttttttcttttcgttGTTTTGCTCAATCTCTGGAGACTAAGTGCAATACAACAATGGTCTGACTCACCGTTGATTGGCATTTTTTCTGGGATTTCTGGCAGGCATCATTTTCTGCAGTGTCCACAAGGCTTGTTGGGAAAGCATTTCGAAAAGCTTATTCAATGTGATCCTCGTCTTAACTTCCTGAGTAAATAAGGAGAGATAACGTTGGATTCTCCATATTTTGAACTCAGAATCTCTGTGTTTGATGacccaagtgaaaacaaagctGCATTTGATTTGAACAATCATGAGAGTCCCACTGTCTTCAACTTGAGGGGATGCAGCATCACCATCAGGTGGTCAATCATCATCTTCGAGGAATGAACAAGACATTGTTAGTAGACCTCGAGAAGACATGAAACACCATCACCCAGCTCAGGTAACCGGTCCTTTTAATAGTCTTGAACCAAAATTTGATATTCACTAAAAGTTTCTGAccaacagaaatgtaaaatgtcattttcatttgatttataatcTGTACAGAGTATTTCTTTTCCTCCAAGGAGGTTTATATATGTAGTCGCGTCTCTCTAGTAGTATTTGACTCTGTGTTTTGGTTTATTCAGTAATGGATACGCATGTAattgaagaaataaaaatggTGGAGGAGAACAAACATGATATGGTTATGAAGCTCTCACAAGCTACTTCGATTATGGACTTCGCCAATTAATGCAAACATGATACTCATTGTATATTGGCACAGGGTCTATCTTAGCATTTGTTATCCCTAGCAATTTTGGTTGTACATATTAAAGCCCAATTAGAATTTGATTTGAGTATCTTTGTGCTTTGTACTGTTGATAGTATTGGTTGTAATATATTATTGCTCGTTTTGTATTTGTAATGACAAATTGGTTTGTTATTTCGTATACAAATTTTGCTATATCTCAATATTGACATTAATGATACCTCTTGCTaaaaaaatggttgaaaaaaaaagtagcaaCTACAGTCACAAAGCTGCTTTCGGCAACTTTCTTGCAAGAAAATCATTTAGCTGCATTTGATCGTCTTTGGTAAAGGGTCGATGGTTTTCAATAAAATACCAGCTCTTTGTGACTTTCCTTcataaattttctatttttccttttttcactgAAATACTTTATTACTTGGATAAAATCAGAAACTCCATTATAAGAAAAGGTTTGGAGGGAATAAGTTGTAAGCAATTCATGACAATTACCGCCTCTACACACATGTGAAGGAACAGGGGCTATGACAATTTGCTATATGTACTGTGCAAATCTTATCCCATTGAAAATCACATTGAGAGGTGGGCCAGCATTTTGCTATATCTCAATATTGACATTaatgagtttatttttattttatccgataaacaaATTCCTTTTTGCCTTCAAAATGAgtactctattcttataataGACGAAAATCATAAAGAGCtgatattttattgaaaaaatgggtttatttttattttatctgataaataaatttgtctgagaaaaaatgggtactctattcttaaaatggaggaaagtcataaagagctgatCTTTTATTATAAAAcggctttatttttattttatccgataaataaatttatttatgaaaaaatgggtactctatttttataatggaggaaagctatAAAAAGTTGGTCTTATAATGAAAaatagatttatttttattttatctgataaataaatttgtttatggaaaaatgggtactctgttcttataatataggaaagtcataaagagctgattttttattagaaaatggatttatttttattttattcgataaataaatttagttatgaaaaaatgggtattctgttcttataatggaggaaagccataaagagttggtcttTTTTGGGAAAGTGATACTTTACACAAAGTGACCGCGATTTGGTTTataaaataatcccaaataaaaatttagaatgaatttatttgttttgaaagttgtataacggttgttaaaattttaaagattggcaaaaaaattttggggttaCAGAAAGGTAGAGCAAAGAAGGAGAAGAATTGAGTTTTTTGTCCGTTGCAATTGTTCTGTTAAAAATGGCTCTATTCGGTTTTACCCATTTTTTGTTGGATAAAATCGTTGGTTCTAATGATTAATTCTTCATTTCCcgtcaattgtccttaattggcAAAAATTACGAAACTTTGAGCATGCAATATGTTTGGGGTGAaattttgaggatgaaattggtCAACCACCCAAATTTTGAgaatgaaaagtgcattttttcgtataagatatttaatcaaatgttatttcttgtcttaattttagttatgactatgctacatatttattaaatagacatacctttataattaaagttaatatttgatattttaggatgtcatatatttaaatagatgaaaattattttgaacataacatattaaaataattttatttatcaATCATTTTGGCCCTTCCATCAAGGAAAAAATCTTGGTTTCGTCACTGCCTAGGAGGAAATTGGGGTCTATTGCTAACAAAAGATTgtgaaaatttacctttatatcctaattatttgaaaaaaatatctaatgaacaaattttgcaaaagaaaccTTGTTTCTTACCAACAAATTAAGTAACTAATAAAATCACCTTTAATATTGCTttaacatatttaatttatgttaaatacaaattttACCAGTTtctcttttgtaaaaatataagtatattactttttcaattttagttacaaacatttatgtattttatgTAAATGTagtgattcagagtaaaatgcccataaatagctagtattttgttgatgtaatgcaaaaaaatccataaagagctggtatatTATGGGCGCaatcttttttactttcaaatatttaaaatttgttaaatgcaaaatctactagttttcctttcgtaaaagtataagtataatactttttcaattttagttacaaacatatatgtattttatataaatgtaataattcagagtaaaatacctataaatagttagtattttgttgatgtattgcaaaaaactcataaagagctggtatgttatgggcaaaaattttttactttcacatatttaaaatttgtttaatataaaatttactagttttcctttcgtaaaaatattagtgtaacactttttcaattttagttacaaatatttatgtattttatataaatgtaatgattcagaataaaatacccgTAAATAGCTAGTgttttgttgatgtaatgcaaaaaaaaaaaaaaattataaagaataggtatgttatgggcaatatATTTTTTACTTTCATAAAAATCAGTTTATGTACCAAGCATGGCTGTGTTTAGTACTGCTTACCCTTTCTCTTTGGTGTTTTATTTCTAGACCCATTATATATAAGTTAATTCCGTGACACCCCAATACATTTTCAGCTTCTGCCATACACAACATTTCCAAACCGGCCCGTGCCTGTTATAGGTCACTATTTGCTTTTGTAAACATATTCCTTTCATCATCCGTACATGTCAGTTTCTTTGACATATTCTTTACCTTTCCACGTGCCTGCTTCTTTGCCATATAATTTACTTTCCACACCTGTCTTTGAAATATGTGAATACACTACAGAATTTACCTTAAAATGCCGGCTTTGTTCAGTTAATTCATTCGCCTGATTTTTCATCTTTCTGGCATGGCCTTCAATCAACAAACGGTTCAAAATCCCCCCCTGTTGTTCCCTTCTCTGTAATGCAATGAAATCATTATCTAATAATGTTTCTACTTCCTCCAGCCAATGTTTGACCTCAGTTTTCCTCTTCTGTCGTCCGGACAGCTCGGCTCTTTCCACATCCTCCTTTATGTCAGATGCTCTGCTCCTCAATGCGTTCAGATTCCTGGGCAGCAATTGCATATCAGATCCCAAGCTCAAGTAACTCGTCCCTGCGTCCACTGATACATTTGCAGCCCTTTCAAATGCTACGTCCTCCGCCTTCTCACCGAACTTGCCAAGCAGTCGATACATTTCAGCTGTAGTCTTCGTAATGATAGTCGTAATGATTTGCATCGCCATAGCCATGGCCTTCAAACTTGCATCCAAAATCTAATAAAAACGAACAAACAAGGAATGTTACTGTTAGTTTGTACGACAAAAAGAATTGATGAAATGAAATGCGCCGCCCTCCTCTCAAATGCTATGTCCTCCACCTTCTCTGTGAACTTGCCAAGCTGTGGTATCATTTCAGTTATAGCCTTCCCACTGATATTAAAAATGATTTGCATCACCATATCCATGGCCTTCAAACTTGCATCCATCTAATAAAATATAGACCAGAAGAGAATATGTTAGTTTTTACAACATAAGGAATTCATGAAACAAAGTGCTCCCCTCTCAACTGCTGTGTCCTCCACCTTCTCTATAACCTTGCCAAGCTGTAGTATCATTTTAGCTATAGCGTTCCCAATGATATGCACAATGATTTCCATATGGATGGCCTTCCAAACTGCATCTGTCATCTGATAAAAAGAGACCAAAGAATTTTAGATTTTACAACAGCAATAATTGATGAAACAAAATGTGCCCTCTCCCCCTGCAAATCTCGTGCTTTGTTGCTAGATTATGTGTGTCAAATAAATTATACCTTTAAACTTCAACAGGAAAGGTCTTTGAAGAATGAAATATACCTTAAAGATTTCTTGAGAATGAAATATATCTTAAAGCTAATACGATGAGAATCGTCACAAGGACGGGAAGAACGGCTGATGGACGAGGGATAGGTGGGTTAATAGAGGAAGAAGCAACCTCTTTTTAGACGTTGAGAATGAGATTGACGATGAAAACCACGGAAACCTGATAGGAAAGTCATGGGAAGAAACTTGGCAACTGGTTAGAAACCTGGTATAAAATTGCTAAGATTGTCCAGCCgataaatcaattaattaacaGTAAGATTAATTAGAAGTCCAGATTAAAGTTGCGGTATTCCTAGCAAGATCCTTCTGCTTTGGATTGAAATCTGCTACTACTTGAAATATGGTTGAGAATCTTGTAATATCATAGATATCATTTCCAATTAATTAGAT
The DNA window shown above is from Coffea arabica cultivar ET-39 chromosome 5e, Coffea Arabica ET-39 HiFi, whole genome shotgun sequence and carries:
- the LOC113688276 gene encoding uncharacterized protein, which encodes MRLSQANSPKGASSSKKELKGAAASGSSEKLKASNFPATILRIGTWEYKSRYEGDLVAKCYFAKHKLVREVLDGGLKNKIEIQWSDIMALKANYPDDGPGTLDVVGILINGQFLGPHIDCVTDDNLIISVYNYLNEPFLISWHHFLQCPQGLLGKHFEKLIQCDPRLNFLSK